In 'Nostoc azollae' 0708, the following are encoded in one genomic region:
- a CDS encoding glycosyltransferase yields MDLDNVNYYKSLPNQQVIDVLSKSHFQFMPTLQDSYGFSIAEGFSVATPAITTNICALPELITPGENGFLLEVPLNESREWKNWLHGEKLQTEEYWEVLNGTYDYLAEAALEQIIKFLDRSDKREHYEYLSAGALAQAQNVNNAEKQNELFDLLYTAAAK; encoded by the coding sequence TTGGATTTAGATAATGTTAATTACTACAAAAGTCTTCCTAATCAACAAGTGATTGATGTACTATCAAAAAGTCATTTTCAATTCATGCCTACTTTACAAGATAGTTATGGGTTTAGCATTGCTGAAGGATTTTCTGTAGCCACACCAGCAATTACCACTAATATATGTGCATTACCAGAATTAATTACTCCGGGTGAAAATGGATTCTTGTTAGAAGTACCCCTAAATGAATCTAGAGAATGGAAAAATTGGCTACATGGGGAAAAATTGCAAACAGAGGAATATTGGGAAGTTTTAAATGGTACTTACGATTATTTAGCAGAAGCAGCTTTGGAACAAATTATCAAATTTTTGGATAGATCAGATAAACGAGAACATTATGAATATTTAAGCGCCGGGGCTTTAGCCCAAGCCCAAAACGTCAATAACGCCGAAAAACAAAATGAATTATTTGATCTTCTCTATACAGCAGCAGCCAAGTAA
- the hpsN gene encoding hormogonium polysaccharide biosynthesis glycosyltransferase HpsN, with translation MNNYPLISVVIPTYRREKLLQDSILDVLKQDYPHFEVLVVDQTQTHEPETKAFLADMAASGKIKLFSLDWASLPGARNYAVRRSSGEIILFIDDDIQLTPGFLAAHGKNYVENPKIGAVAGRVFDRMKLGDSRGELEIEYLPPEAMDPGIAWYHIDLVHTTKPQQVLTARGCNMSFRREVFTKYGIQFDERFRGSAVREESDFCLRFRQSGYEIWYDPEAYLVHLGEDTGGCHDISMRSLQYQLTFYHNHFLLGLKNLTFTQALRLYGRLFDCHVLGHPPCYKSASPIKVATRSIFYFLGFLKAVGTMIQSAWNDGQIYSRLDQQV, from the coding sequence ATGAATAATTACCCGTTAATTTCCGTAGTTATACCTACATACCGAAGAGAGAAATTGCTACAGGATAGTATTCTTGATGTCTTAAAACAAGATTATCCCCATTTTGAAGTTTTGGTAGTGGATCAAACCCAAACCCATGAACCAGAAACTAAAGCTTTCCTGGCAGACATGGCAGCATCTGGTAAAATTAAATTGTTTAGCCTAGATTGGGCGAGTTTACCAGGGGCGCGTAACTATGCTGTACGGAGGTCATCAGGTGAGATTATTTTATTTATTGATGACGATATACAGTTAACACCAGGTTTTTTAGCTGCCCATGGTAAGAATTATGTGGAAAACCCGAAAATAGGGGCGGTTGCAGGTAGGGTATTTGACAGAATGAAATTAGGGGACTCTCGGGGAGAATTGGAAATTGAGTATTTACCCCCGGAAGCAATGGATCCTGGTATTGCTTGGTATCATATTGATTTAGTACATACTACTAAACCTCAGCAAGTTTTAACTGCTAGAGGTTGCAATATGTCTTTCCGTCGGGAAGTTTTTACCAAGTACGGAATTCAGTTTGATGAAAGGTTTCGGGGTAGTGCGGTACGGGAAGAATCAGATTTTTGTTTACGGTTTCGGCAGAGTGGATATGAAATTTGGTATGACCCGGAAGCTTATTTGGTACATTTAGGGGAAGACACTGGAGGTTGTCATGATATTAGTATGCGATCGCTCCAATATCAACTTACCTTCTATCACAATCATTTTCTACTAGGTCTAAAAAATCTTACCTTTACCCAAGCTTTACGACTTTACGGACGTTTATTTGATTGTCACGTTCTCGGACATCCCCCTTGTTATAAAAGTGCTTCTCCCATTAAAGTTGCCACTCGCAGTATTTTCTATTTCTTAGGTTTTCTCAAAGCTGTGGGTACTATGATTCAATCAGCATGGAATGATGGACAAATTTACAGTCGTTTAGATCAACAAGTTTAA